Proteins co-encoded in one Medicago truncatula cultivar Jemalong A17 chromosome 8, MtrunA17r5.0-ANR, whole genome shotgun sequence genomic window:
- the LOC25501585 gene encoding ankyrin repeat-containing protein BDA1, whose amino-acid sequence MGHVQFATEIMRLKPSFALKLNQQGFSPIHLALQNNQKTLHIALNQGTYFEKSMVLRFVDMNKELVRIKGREGLTPLHIACQNGEVDLVANFLFVCPNSIQDVTVRGETALHVAIKNKQYNLKTNRQKGAGELEKLTLNCMDEMGNTILPVSSLNNDSKVSYSF is encoded by the coding sequence ATGGGACATGTTCAATTTGCCACTGAAATTATGAGATTGAAACCTTCATTTGCTTTGAAGCTAAATCAACAAGGGTTCAGTCCAATCCACCTTGCATTGCAAAACAACCAAAAGACTCTTCATATTGCTTTGAATCAAGGaacttattttgaaaagagTATGGTGCTTCGTTTCGTAGACATGAATAAGGAACTTGTTAGAATCAAAGGAAGGGAAGGTTTAACTCCTCTTCATATTGCTTGTCAAAATGGAGAAGTTGACCTTGTAGCTAATTTCCTATTTGTTTGTCCAAATTCGATCCAAGATGTTACTGTGAGGGGTGAGACTGCACTTCATGTtgctataaaaaataaacagtATAATTTGAAGACAAATCGCCAGAAAGGTGCTGGGGAGTTGGAGAAATTAACACTCAACTGTATGGATGAGATGGGAAACACTATTTTGCCCGTTTCATCTCTAAACAATGACTCAAAGGTATCTTACTCTTTCTAG
- the LOC25501587 gene encoding uncharacterized protein: MENVCDVNQLDADVLLPPRKRLLAGLKKQSSESDATASPSPVAASCVTDVASPSSTSFSSEFEARLKHLLNCHSNNPKLTPEEVAEASRKAAVTATKAAEAARAAAEEKAAIAAKAVAAAKSALDLVASFSEDAINNKERNLKKNKSKKHLPVQLLYKKNKPIENCRKDEELARKLHRAMNSSPRISKTPPKSDSKGSRSKRPRSSSSFEMTEGSECGMAVGQDCLSLNNGHAISGKIDSEGSNQEVCSSKKDKKAIKYDRSSQIEIDNGEAESSHSKPKNCEDSHSPPIGKKRGRTKLKKLPLSICTSKDKAKPREEIKVRRSSSLTEMNTTNQHVHTIPVFPVEPSTDRMKPIEATSTWKCQDFKVPACIKQNKAVQS, translated from the coding sequence ATGGAGAACGTGTGCGATGTGAATCAGTTGGATGCTGATGTTCTTTTGCCACCTCGGAAACGGCTTCTAGCCGGATTGAAAAAACAGAGTTCGGAAAGTGATGCTACTGCATCTCCATCTCCTGTTGCTGCTTCTTGTGTTACAGATGTTGCTTCCCCTTCATCTACATCCTTTTCAAGTGAATTTGAAGCTCGGCTTAAGCATTTGTTGAATTGTCATTCGAATAACCCTAAGCTTACACCTGAGGAGGTCGCGGAGGCCTCGAGAAAAGCAGCGGTCACTGCAACTAAGGCTGCCGAGGCAGCAAGAGCTGCAGCTGAAGAAAAAGCTGCGATAGCAGCAAAGGCGGTTGCTGCGGCCAAGAGTGCTTTAGATTTGGTTGCTTCTTTTTCCGAGGATGCAATCAACAACAAGGAAAGAAATCTGAAAAAGAACAAGTCAAAGAAGCATCTCCCGGTTCAGCTGTTgtacaagaaaaataaaccaaTAGAAAATTGTAGGAAAGATGAAGAATTGGCTCGAAAGTTACATCGAGCCATGAACAGTTCACCTAGAATCTCTAAGACCCCTCCCAAATCGGACTCAAAAGGTAGTAGATCGAAGAGGCCTAGAAGCTCTTCAAGTTTTGAAATGACCGAGGGCTCTGAATGCGGCATGGCAGTTGGACAAGATTGCTTATCTTTGAACAATGGCCATGCAATAAGCGGAAAGATTGATTCTGAAGGATCCAACCAAGAGGTATGCTCAAGTAAGAAAGATAAGAAGGCAATCAAATACGATAGGTCTAGCCAAATAGAGATAGATAACGGCGAAGCAGAGTCGAGCCACTCAAAACCGAAAAACTGTGAAGACTCACATTCACCTCCCATAGGTAAGAAGAGAGGAAGGACAAAGCTTAAGAAGTTACCCTTAAGCATTTGCACCTCCAAAGATAAAGCGAAGCCGAGGGAAGAAATAAAAGTCAGAAGAAGTTCTTCATTGACTGAAATGAACACTACCAATCAGCATGTTCATACTATACCAGTGTTTCCGGTGGAGCCATCGACTGACCGAATGAAGCCGATCGAGGCAACATCAACATGGAAATGCCAGGACTTCAAAGTACCGGCTtgtatcaaacaaaataaagcgGTGCAgtcataa
- the LOC25501588 gene encoding uncharacterized protein isoform X2 — MIGVSSLFLTYWLSRLHMKYHVPGANKAVAAALLVEAADMGDPDAQYALGCHLRVENEDIHSDQQAFYYLEKAVDQLHPDALYLLGAVYLTGDCVKKDIASALWCFHRASEKGHAGAAIAYGSLLLKGVKIPESLIKFSLKRGSAAQMRGKNKESITIDPVEMAKEKFQIAAKAGCDLGFKWLARLEEEEKRLLTQDY; from the exons ATGATAGGCGTCTCATCCCTCTTCTTAAC GTATTGGTTGTCCAGATTGCATATGAAATACCATGTTCCTGGAGCAAATAAGGCTGT AGCGGCAGCATTATTGGTAGAAGCAGCAGATATGGGTGATCCTGATGCACAGTATGCATTGGGTTGTCATTTAAGAGTAGAG AATGAGGATATCCATTCAGATCAACAAGCTTTTTATTATTTGGAGAAAGCTGTGGATCAG TTGCATCCAGATGCTCTTTACCTTCTGGGTGCTGTATATTTGACTGGCGACTGTGTTAAGAAAGATATTGCTTCGGCGTTGTGGTGTTTCCATAGGGCATCAGAGAAG GGACATGCTGGGGCTGCTATTGCATATGGATCTCTTCTTCTTAAAG GTGTCAAAATTCCAGAATCATTAATAAAGTTCAGTTTGAAGAGAGGTTCGGCTGCTCAAATGCGAGGTAAGAACAAAGAAAGTATTACAATTGATCCAGTAGAGATGGCAAAAGAAAAATTTCAGATAGCTGCAAAAGCAGGCTGTGATCTTGGATTCAAATGGCTTGCAAGGTTAGAGGAGGAAGAAAAGCGGTTACTCACGCAAGATTATTAA
- the LOC25501588 gene encoding uncharacterized protein isoform X1, with translation MLHRALLSKFILKPSNVSLFQFNQQRGLHSRNKKAMEFIAKGWNALKEVDRVIDYCELNDRRLIPLLNTAKENFELALEADNSNTHARYWLSRLHMKYHVPGANKAVAAALLVEAADMGDPDAQYALGCHLRVENEDIHSDQQAFYYLEKAVDQLHPDALYLLGAVYLTGDCVKKDIASALWCFHRASEKGHAGAAIAYGSLLLKGVKIPESLIKFSLKRGSAAQMRGKNKESITIDPVEMAKEKFQIAAKAGCDLGFKWLARLEEEEKRLLTQDY, from the exons ATGTTGCATAGGGCATTGTTGTCCAAGTTCATTCTCAAGCCCTCCAATGTTTCTCTTTTCCAATTCAATCAACAG AGAGGATTGCATAGCAGGAACAAGAAAGCCATGGAGTTTATTGCCAAAGGATGGAATGCTTTGAAGGAGGTTGATAGAGTCATCGATTATTGTGAGCTCAATGATAGGCGTCTCATCCCTCTTCTTAAC ACAGCAAAGGAGAATTTTGAGCTTGCTTTGGAGGCTGACAACTCCAATACTCATGCTAGGTATTGGTTGTCCAGATTGCATATGAAATACCATGTTCCTGGAGCAAATAAGGCTGT AGCGGCAGCATTATTGGTAGAAGCAGCAGATATGGGTGATCCTGATGCACAGTATGCATTGGGTTGTCATTTAAGAGTAGAG AATGAGGATATCCATTCAGATCAACAAGCTTTTTATTATTTGGAGAAAGCTGTGGATCAG TTGCATCCAGATGCTCTTTACCTTCTGGGTGCTGTATATTTGACTGGCGACTGTGTTAAGAAAGATATTGCTTCGGCGTTGTGGTGTTTCCATAGGGCATCAGAGAAG GGACATGCTGGGGCTGCTATTGCATATGGATCTCTTCTTCTTAAAG GTGTCAAAATTCCAGAATCATTAATAAAGTTCAGTTTGAAGAGAGGTTCGGCTGCTCAAATGCGAGGTAAGAACAAAGAAAGTATTACAATTGATCCAGTAGAGATGGCAAAAGAAAAATTTCAGATAGCTGCAAAAGCAGGCTGTGATCTTGGATTCAAATGGCTTGCAAGGTTAGAGGAGGAAGAAAAGCGGTTACTCACGCAAGATTATTAA